Below is a genomic region from Sulfuricaulis sp..
GGCCTTTCATCAGATAGTCGTGGGCCCCGGCCTTCATGGCCGCGACCGCGACGTCCTCGCCGATGGTGCCGGAGACGATGATGAACGGGATGTCGAGCCCCTTTTCCTGGGCGAGCTTCAGCGCTTGCAGGCCGTTGAAGCGCGGCATGGCATGGTCGGAGACGATCAGGTCCCAGGATTGCCGGGCCAGCGCGGCAGCCAGTCCCTCGGGCGTCTCCACCCGTTCGAACTCGGGCGCGTAGCCGCCGCGCCGCAGCTCGCGCAACAGCAGCTCGGCGTCGGCCTCCGAGTCCTCGACGATCAGGATGCGCAGCGGGGTGGCCAATGGAGTATCACTTTTTCGGCGGTGGCTCGTTCAGCACCAGCCAGTAGAGCCCGAGCTGGCGCACGGCTTCCATGAATTTCGTGAAGTCCACCGGCTTGCGGATGTAGCTGTTCGCGCCCAGGCGGTAGCCGTTGACCATATCCTGCTCCTCCTTCGAGGAAGTCAGGATCACCACCGGCAGCAGCCGGGTGCGCTCGTCGGCGCGCAGGCGCTTGAGCACTTCCAGGCCTTCGACCTTCGGCAGCTTCAGGTCCAGCAGGGTCACGGCGGGCGACTGGCTCGCATCGCGCCCGGCGTAGGCGCCATGGCAAAACAAATAATCGAGCGCCTCCGCGCCATCGCGCACGACCGTCACCTCATTGAGGATGTTGTTTTTCTTCAAGGCCCGCAGGGTCAGTTCCTCGTCGTTGGGGTTGTCTTCCACCAGCAGTATCGTTTTGTCGCTCACGTTTCTCTCCTTATTATGTATACATAGTCCAACCGGGATCGGGTCCGGTTACAGGGTGAAATAAAACGTTGCGCCTTTTCCTACCGCGCCCTCGGCCCAGACCCGGCCGCCATGGCGATGGACGATGCGCTGTACGGTGGCGAGCCCGACGCCGGTGCCGGGAAACTCGCTCAGCGCGTGCAGACGCTGGAACGTGCCGAACAGCTTGTCGGCGTAGGTCATGTCGAAACCGGCGCCGTTGTCACGCACGAAATAGCCCGGTGCGCCGTCGGTGCCGCGCAGTGCGCCGAACTCGATCTCGGCGTTCGCTGTTTTGCCTGTGAACTTCCAAGCGTTGCCGAGCAGGTTGTCCAGCACCACGCGCAGCAGGCGGGCATCGCCCTCGGCGGTCAGGCCAGGATCGACACGGTATTCCACCCGGCGCTCCGGTTCGTTCTTCTGCAATTCCGCGAGCACGTCGCCGGCGAGCGCGCTGAGATCCACGGTCTCGCGATGCATCTCGGCACGCGCCACGCGCGCCAGCTTGATCAGGTCGTCGATGAGGTGCCCCATGTGCTGGGTGGCGGCGCGCACCCGGTTGAGATGCTCCCGGCCCGGTTCATCCAGCCGGTCCGCGTAGTCTTCAAGCACCGCCTGGCTGAAGCCGTCGATGGAGCGCAGCGGCGCGCGCAGGTCGTGCGACA
It encodes:
- a CDS encoding response regulator; translated protein: MSDKTILLVEDNPNDEELTLRALKKNNILNEVTVVRDGAEALDYLFCHGAYAGRDASQSPAVTLLDLKLPKVEGLEVLKRLRADERTRLLPVVILTSSKEEQDMVNGYRLGANSYIRKPVDFTKFMEAVRQLGLYWLVLNEPPPKK